From the Manihot esculenta cultivar AM560-2 chromosome 3, M.esculenta_v8, whole genome shotgun sequence genome, one window contains:
- the LOC110611404 gene encoding putative methyltransferase C9orf114, with translation MGKKKKRAEIDAEAEAERNKLEFEELINGDSHTKMKKKKKKKERNETEKEVNQAKGKPTVSIAVPGSIIDNAQSLELATRLAGQIARAATIFRIDEVVVFDNKSSSVNEDPTINTGNKPDDTESGAAFLIRILRYLETPQYLRKALFPKLNSLRFVGLLPPLDAPHHLRKHEWASYREGVTLNEKAPNSQGTLVDVGLSKNVVIDQVLESGIRVTVAMGTNRNLDPDLPRQVVSVSKPKEEAGMYWGYRVRYASNISSVFNECPYKGGYDYLIGTSEHGQIINSSELSLPIFRHLLIAFGGLAGLEESIEEDSSLKGKIVREVFDSYLNTCPHQGSRTIRTEEAIFISLQYFQEPINQASQRIQC, from the exons atggggaagaagaagaaaagagcaGAAATAGATGCTGAGGCAGAAGCGGAGAGAAACAAGCTTGAGTTCGAGGAGCTCATTAATGGCGATTCTCATacgaagatgaagaagaaaaagaaaaagaaggaaagaaatgagaCTGAGAAAGAAGTGAACCAAGCGAAGGGCAAACCTACAGTGAGCATCGCCGTCCCCGGTTCCATTATTGATAACGCTCAATCTCTAGAACTCGCTACCAGA ttggcTGGTCAGATTGCTCGCGCCGCGACCATATTTCGGATCGATGAG GTGGTGGTGTTTGACAATAAAAGTAGTTCGGTGAATGAGGATCCCACTATCAACACTGGAAACAAACCTGATGATACTGAGAGTGGTGCGGCTTTTCTCATAAGGATCTTGCGCTATCTCGAGACTCCACAGTATCTAAGAAAAGCCCTATTTCCGAAGCTTAATAGCCTGAGGTTTGTG GGTTTGTTGCCTCCTCTTGATGCTCCACACCATTTGCGCAAGCATGAGTGGGCTTCCTATCGGGAGG gtGTCACTTTAAATGAAAAAGCTCCAAACTCTCAGGGAACATTAGTTGACGTGGGTTTGAGTAAG AATGTTGTAATTGATCAAGTTCTTGAGTCTGGCATTAGAGTAACTGTGGCAATGGGAACCAACCGCAATTTGGATCCTG ATTTACCACGCCAGGTTGTATCAGTGTCCAAACCTAAAGAGGAAGCAGGAATGTATTGGGGTTATAGAGTGCGGTATGCTTCAAATATCAGCTCAGTATTTAATGAGTGCCCATACAAG GGTGGCTATGATTATTTGATTGGTACCTCAGAGCATGGTCAGATTATTAACTCATCTGAGCTTTCTTTGCCAATTTTCAG GCATTTGTTGATTGCTTTTGGTGGCCTTGCTGGGTTGGAAGAAAGTATTGAAGAAGACAGTAGTTTAAAG GGTAAAATTGTTCGAGAGGTGTTTGATTCGTACTTGAATACCTGTCCTCATCAAGGAAGTCGAACAATCCGAACAGAG GAAGCAATTTTCATCTCGCTTCAATATTTCCAAGAACCCATCAACCAAGCATCGCAAAGAATTCAATGCTAA
- the LOC110611403 gene encoding protein phosphatase 2C 70 isoform X3 has translation MAMMLLESTVIVLLMLLLILLLIFLACKPWRFFFSSTSYTLKVGDLDRPLVSDEVESNDWARNCDVEGACYQNEGSLCLSRPVGLVHEQRLPSESPHLVQGGSLVLDVSEPTVDVSVGQTIFRKEHLAELQTHVRQEDQSPIVEPGLQNDKNFQEFVPKVIPDQRSCLSLEVISGPCCGLHCSIQSTSTSRLPLTLGRVSSDLLLNDSEVSGKHAMINWNMDKKKWELVDMGSLNGTLLNSRPINHPDSGSRHWSDPIELTNGDILTLGTTSSVHVQITSTAENEMPFGVGMTSDPMSMRRGGKKLAMEDVCYYQWPLPGIEQFGVFGICDGHGGIAAAKSASNVDGKQIKMTEDHRVTSYSERLRISEIGEPLKDGDTRLCGLNLARMLGDKFLKQQDARFSSEPYISEAVHIHQASRTFALLASDGFWDVVSVKKAVQLVVQMKERDSTRGENPAEMVANFLLSEARTLRTKDNTSIIFVDFNRI, from the exons ATGGCGATGATGCTGCTTGAGAGCACTGTAATTGTCCTCCTTATGCTGCTTTTGATCCTCCTCCTCATCTTCCTTGCCTGCAAACCATGGCGCTTCTTTTTCTCCTCCACTTCTTACACTCTCAAG GTTGGTGACTTGGATAGGCCCCTTGTTTCAGATGAAGTGGAAAGCAATGATTGGGCAAGAAATTGTGATGTAGAGGGAGCATGTTATCAAAATGAAGGGTCATTGTGTTTGTCCAGGCCTGTTGGACTTGTTCATGAACAAAGGCTTCCTTCTGAATCACCTCATTTGGTCCAAg GAGGTAGTTTGGTTTTAGATGTTTCAGAACCTACAGTGGATGTTTCAGTTGGCCAAACCATATTTCGAAAAGAGCACCTAGCTGAACTGCAGACACATGTTAGACAGGAAGATCAAAGTCCTATAGTGGAACCTGGTCtgcaaaatgataaaaattttcAGGAATTTGTGCCCAAGGTTATCCCTGATCAAA GAAGCTGCCTCTCTTTGGAGGTCATTTCTGGTCCTTGTTGTGGGCTCCATTGTTCTATTCAGTCGACAAGTACTTCAAGGCTTCCATTGACTCTCGGAAGGGTTTCTAGTGACTTGTTGTTGAATGATTCAGAGGTGTCTGGAAAGCATGCAATGATTAACTGGAATATGGAT AAGAAAAAATGGGAGCTGGTAGACATGGGCAGCCTAAATGGAACACTTTTGAATTCACGGCCTATTAATCATCCAGATTCTGGAAGTAGGCACTGGAGTGACCCAATTGAGCTGACAAATGGAGACATATTAACACTTGGCACAACTTCAAGTGTACAT GTTCAAATTACATCTACAGCCGAGAACGAGATGCCTTTTGGGGTAGGTATGACATCAGACCCCATGTCTATGCGTCGAGGTGGAAAGAAGCTTGCGATGGAAGATGTGTGCTATTATCAATGGCCCCTACCTGGCATTGAACAG TTTGGAGTGTTTGGTATTTGCGACGGGCATGGTGGCATAGCAGCTGCCAAGTCTGCTAGCAA TGTCGATGGAAAGCAGATTAAGATGACAGAAGACCATAGAGTAACTAGTTATTCTGAAAGACTTCGAATCAGTGAAATAGGAGAACCATTGAAAGATGGGGATACACGTCTTTGTG GCTTGAACCTTGCGCGGATGCTTGGAGACAAATTTCTGAAGCAGCAGGATGCCCGATTCAGTTCAGAACCCTACATAAGTGAAGCTGTACATATACATCAAGCAAGTAGAACTTTTGCACTGTTGGCAAG TGATGGCTTTTGGGATGTCGTTAGTGTTAAGAAGGCAGTTCAGCTTGTAGTTCAG ATGAAGGAGAGAGACTCTACACGTGGGGAGAATCCTGCTGAGATGGTAGCTAATTTTCTGTTGAGCGAGGCTAGAACGCTGCGGACAAAGGATAACACCTCCATAATTTTCGTGGATTTTAACAGAATCTAG
- the LOC110611403 gene encoding protein phosphatase 2C 70 isoform X1 has translation MAMMLLESTVIVLLMLLLILLLIFLACKPWRFFFSSTSYTLKVGDLDRPLVSDEVESNDWARNCDVEGACYQNEGSLCLSRPVGLVHEQRLPSESPHLVQGGSLVLDVSEPTVDVSVGQTIFRKEHLAELQTHVRQEDQSPIVEPGLQNDKNFQEFVPKVIPDQRSCLSLEVISGPCCGLHCSIQSTSTSRLPLTLGRVSSDLLLNDSEVSGKHAMINWNMDKKKWELVDMGSLNGTLLNSRPINHPDSGSRHWSDPIELTNGDILTLGTTSSVHVQITSTAENEMPFGVGMTSDPMSMRRGGKKLAMEDVCYYQWPLPGIEQFGVFGICDGHGGIAAAKSASKMLPEKVANILSDSLTRERVLSQCDASEVLRVAFSQTEASMNNFYEGCTATVLLVWADSDENFFAQCANLGDSACVMNVDGKQIKMTEDHRVTSYSERLRISEIGEPLKDGDTRLCGLNLARMLGDKFLKQQDARFSSEPYISEAVHIHQASRTFALLASDGFWDVVSVKKAVQLVVQMKERDSTRGENPAEMVANFLLSEARTLRTKDNTSIIFVDFNRI, from the exons ATGGCGATGATGCTGCTTGAGAGCACTGTAATTGTCCTCCTTATGCTGCTTTTGATCCTCCTCCTCATCTTCCTTGCCTGCAAACCATGGCGCTTCTTTTTCTCCTCCACTTCTTACACTCTCAAG GTTGGTGACTTGGATAGGCCCCTTGTTTCAGATGAAGTGGAAAGCAATGATTGGGCAAGAAATTGTGATGTAGAGGGAGCATGTTATCAAAATGAAGGGTCATTGTGTTTGTCCAGGCCTGTTGGACTTGTTCATGAACAAAGGCTTCCTTCTGAATCACCTCATTTGGTCCAAg GAGGTAGTTTGGTTTTAGATGTTTCAGAACCTACAGTGGATGTTTCAGTTGGCCAAACCATATTTCGAAAAGAGCACCTAGCTGAACTGCAGACACATGTTAGACAGGAAGATCAAAGTCCTATAGTGGAACCTGGTCtgcaaaatgataaaaattttcAGGAATTTGTGCCCAAGGTTATCCCTGATCAAA GAAGCTGCCTCTCTTTGGAGGTCATTTCTGGTCCTTGTTGTGGGCTCCATTGTTCTATTCAGTCGACAAGTACTTCAAGGCTTCCATTGACTCTCGGAAGGGTTTCTAGTGACTTGTTGTTGAATGATTCAGAGGTGTCTGGAAAGCATGCAATGATTAACTGGAATATGGAT AAGAAAAAATGGGAGCTGGTAGACATGGGCAGCCTAAATGGAACACTTTTGAATTCACGGCCTATTAATCATCCAGATTCTGGAAGTAGGCACTGGAGTGACCCAATTGAGCTGACAAATGGAGACATATTAACACTTGGCACAACTTCAAGTGTACAT GTTCAAATTACATCTACAGCCGAGAACGAGATGCCTTTTGGGGTAGGTATGACATCAGACCCCATGTCTATGCGTCGAGGTGGAAAGAAGCTTGCGATGGAAGATGTGTGCTATTATCAATGGCCCCTACCTGGCATTGAACAG TTTGGAGTGTTTGGTATTTGCGACGGGCATGGTGGCATAGCAGCTGCCAAGTCTGCTAGCAA AATGCTACCTGAGAAGGTGGCCAATATTTTGTCAGATTCACTAACAAGGGAGAGGGTTTTATCACAATGTGATGCTTCAGAAGTTCTCAGAGTTGCATTTTCTCAAACAGAAGCTTCCATGAATAACTTTTATGAG GGTTGTACTGCAACTGTGCTTCTGGTTTGGGCTGACAGTGATGAAAATTTCTTTGCACAGTGTGCCAATCTTGGGGATTCAGCTTGTGTTATGAA TGTCGATGGAAAGCAGATTAAGATGACAGAAGACCATAGAGTAACTAGTTATTCTGAAAGACTTCGAATCAGTGAAATAGGAGAACCATTGAAAGATGGGGATACACGTCTTTGTG GCTTGAACCTTGCGCGGATGCTTGGAGACAAATTTCTGAAGCAGCAGGATGCCCGATTCAGTTCAGAACCCTACATAAGTGAAGCTGTACATATACATCAAGCAAGTAGAACTTTTGCACTGTTGGCAAG TGATGGCTTTTGGGATGTCGTTAGTGTTAAGAAGGCAGTTCAGCTTGTAGTTCAG ATGAAGGAGAGAGACTCTACACGTGGGGAGAATCCTGCTGAGATGGTAGCTAATTTTCTGTTGAGCGAGGCTAGAACGCTGCGGACAAAGGATAACACCTCCATAATTTTCGTGGATTTTAACAGAATCTAG
- the LOC110611403 gene encoding protein phosphatase 2C 70 isoform X2 — translation MAMMLLESTVIVLLMLLLILLLIFLACKPWRFFFSSTSYTLKVGDLDRPLVSDEVESNDWARNCDVEGACYQNEGSLCLSRPVGLVHEQRLPSESPHLVQGGSLVLDVSEPTVDVSVGQTIFRKEHLAELQTHVRQEDQSPIVEPGLQNDKNFQEFVPKVIPDQRSCLSLEVISGPCCGLHCSIQSTSTSRLPLTLGRVSSDLLLNDSEVSGKHAMINWNMDKKKWELVDMGSLNGTLLNSRPINHPDSGSRHWSDPIELTNGDILTLGTTSSVHVQITSTAENEMPFGVGMTSDPMSMRRGGKKLAMEDVCYYQWPLPGIEQFGVFGICDGHGGIAAAKSASKMLPEKVANILSDSLTRERVLSQCDASEVLRVAFSQTEASMNNFYEGCTATVLLVWADSDENFFAQCANLGDSACVMNVDGKQIKMTEDHRVTSYSERLRISEIGEPLKDGDTRLCGLNLARMLGDKFLKQQDARFSSEPYISEAVHIHQASRTFALLASC, via the exons ATGGCGATGATGCTGCTTGAGAGCACTGTAATTGTCCTCCTTATGCTGCTTTTGATCCTCCTCCTCATCTTCCTTGCCTGCAAACCATGGCGCTTCTTTTTCTCCTCCACTTCTTACACTCTCAAG GTTGGTGACTTGGATAGGCCCCTTGTTTCAGATGAAGTGGAAAGCAATGATTGGGCAAGAAATTGTGATGTAGAGGGAGCATGTTATCAAAATGAAGGGTCATTGTGTTTGTCCAGGCCTGTTGGACTTGTTCATGAACAAAGGCTTCCTTCTGAATCACCTCATTTGGTCCAAg GAGGTAGTTTGGTTTTAGATGTTTCAGAACCTACAGTGGATGTTTCAGTTGGCCAAACCATATTTCGAAAAGAGCACCTAGCTGAACTGCAGACACATGTTAGACAGGAAGATCAAAGTCCTATAGTGGAACCTGGTCtgcaaaatgataaaaattttcAGGAATTTGTGCCCAAGGTTATCCCTGATCAAA GAAGCTGCCTCTCTTTGGAGGTCATTTCTGGTCCTTGTTGTGGGCTCCATTGTTCTATTCAGTCGACAAGTACTTCAAGGCTTCCATTGACTCTCGGAAGGGTTTCTAGTGACTTGTTGTTGAATGATTCAGAGGTGTCTGGAAAGCATGCAATGATTAACTGGAATATGGAT AAGAAAAAATGGGAGCTGGTAGACATGGGCAGCCTAAATGGAACACTTTTGAATTCACGGCCTATTAATCATCCAGATTCTGGAAGTAGGCACTGGAGTGACCCAATTGAGCTGACAAATGGAGACATATTAACACTTGGCACAACTTCAAGTGTACAT GTTCAAATTACATCTACAGCCGAGAACGAGATGCCTTTTGGGGTAGGTATGACATCAGACCCCATGTCTATGCGTCGAGGTGGAAAGAAGCTTGCGATGGAAGATGTGTGCTATTATCAATGGCCCCTACCTGGCATTGAACAG TTTGGAGTGTTTGGTATTTGCGACGGGCATGGTGGCATAGCAGCTGCCAAGTCTGCTAGCAA AATGCTACCTGAGAAGGTGGCCAATATTTTGTCAGATTCACTAACAAGGGAGAGGGTTTTATCACAATGTGATGCTTCAGAAGTTCTCAGAGTTGCATTTTCTCAAACAGAAGCTTCCATGAATAACTTTTATGAG GGTTGTACTGCAACTGTGCTTCTGGTTTGGGCTGACAGTGATGAAAATTTCTTTGCACAGTGTGCCAATCTTGGGGATTCAGCTTGTGTTATGAA TGTCGATGGAAAGCAGATTAAGATGACAGAAGACCATAGAGTAACTAGTTATTCTGAAAGACTTCGAATCAGTGAAATAGGAGAACCATTGAAAGATGGGGATACACGTCTTTGTG GCTTGAACCTTGCGCGGATGCTTGGAGACAAATTTCTGAAGCAGCAGGATGCCCGATTCAGTTCAGAACCCTACATAAGTGAAGCTGTACATATACATCAAGCAAGTAGAACTTTTGCACTGTTGGCAAG CTGCTAA
- the LOC110612249 gene encoding protein FANTASTIC FOUR 3 — translation MATIVCQGLQSCLESQLVEQRTLRLRLSSPKPHFPQSLELALKPSSFDRRQDEDKHISSVPNPDIGGWSFLQALSNSFQGPKEATEKENIYVHPLMKRNSSKLSEKSLELCTENLGSETGSDTISLCLTESEAGNLPTREQQKPRQLLGDRKANSRSFPPPLTTMSGSESLRVRPHREDGRLIIKAIKAPSTHTYFQAERSDGRLRLSFVKYSTSNFDSTEIGSAEENEASSETKNEKEEIETDVNQEEEEEDEEEDDDEESDFEEEVVKGSVASSKEGEENGGYVEKDVEGNHLNVGAELGIENFQRPRRCKEGELENKALLNWEPFLVATS, via the coding sequence ATGGCAACTATAGTTTGCCAAGGTTTGCAGTCCTGTCTTGAGTCTCAGCTCGTAGAGCAAAGGACACTGCGGCTCAGATTGTCTTCACCAAAGCCCCACTTCCCTCAATCCCTTGAATTGGCCTTAAAACCTAGTTCCTTTGACAGACGCCAGGATGAAGATAAGCATATATCTTCAGTCCCAAATCCTGATATCGGTGGGTGGAGCTTCCTCCAGGCTCTATCCAACTCCTTTCAGGGTCCCAAAGAAGCAACGGAGAAAGAAAACATATATGTACATCCTCTAATGAAGCGTAACTCCTCGAAGCTTAGTGAGAAGAGCCTGGAATTATGTACTGAGAACTTAGGTAGCGAAACTGGTAGTGATACTATCTCGTTGTGTTTAACGGAATCAGAAGCAGGAAATTTGCCAACAAGAGAGCAACAGAAACCTCGTCAACTTTTGGGAGATAGGAAAGCGAATTCTCGTAGTTTTCCACCTCCCTTGACAACGATGAGTGGATCAGAATCCCTTCGAGTTAGACCCCACCGCGAAGATGGAAGGCTGATAATCAAAGCCATCAAGGCTCCATCAACACACACTTATTTCCAAGCTGAAAGAAGCGACGGCCGCCTTCGACTATCCTTTGTCAAATATTCTACTTCAAATTTTGACTCTACAGAGATAGGCTCCGCAGAAGAAAACGAAGCAAGCAGTGAAACCAAGAATGAGAAAGAAGAGATTGAAACTGACGTgaatcaagaagaagaagaagaagatgaggaGGAGGACGACGACGAGGAGAGTGACTTTGAAGAAGAAGTAGTGAAAGGAAGTGTTGCGTCCAGCAAAGAAGGTGAAGAAAACGGTGGGTACGTTGAAAAAGACGTGGAAGGAAATCATTTGAATGTTGGGGCTGAATTGggaattgaaaattttcaaagacCAAGAAGGTGCAAAGAAGGCGAACTAGAGAACAAAGCATTGTTAAATTGGGAGCCTTTTCTGGTGGCTACATCCTAA